The following are from one region of the Arachis duranensis cultivar V14167 chromosome 10, aradu.V14167.gnm2.J7QH, whole genome shotgun sequence genome:
- the LOC107470571 gene encoding pentatricopeptide repeat-containing protein At4g31850, chloroplastic isoform X2: MSYCCAFADTNVYLLKNNGLLGGSSSVKVKILTNGSSLNQKKLGRRQVGLHAFGTKCAHEVVVENGKRKMGVSSEEVIGVLKSISDPNSALSYFKMVAQLPNILHTTEACNYMLELLRAHTRIQDMVFVFDVMQKQVINRNLNTYLTIFKALSVKGGIRRAPFALGKMREAGFILNAYSYNGMIHLLLQPGFCREALEVYRRMISEGLKPSMKTYSALMVALGKKRDTRTIMDLLEEMKTLELRPNMYTYTICIRALGRVGKIDDACAILREMDDEGCGPDVVTYTVLIDALCNAGKLDKAEELYTKMRESHHKPDRITYTTLIDKFSNCGNLDMVKRFWREMEADGYEPDVVSYTTFIDALCKSGSIDQAFAMLETMKMKGTFPNLHTYNTLISGLLKRKRLDEALELFDNMESLGVEPTAYSYVLFIDYYGKSGDPGKALETFETMKNRGIAPSIVACNVSLYSLAEMGRIREANDIFNDLYNCGLSPDSVTYNMMMKCYSKAGQIDKAIELLDEMISNRCEPDIIMVNSLIYMLYKADRVDEAWEMFGRLKDLKLAPTVVTYNTLLAGLGKEGKVERVLELFGSMTESGCPPNTITFNTLLDCLCKNDAVDLALKMLCRMTMMNCSHDVLTYNTIIYGLIKEDRISYAFWFFHQMKKSLYPDLVTLCTLLPGVVRYGMIEDALKIVIEFVYQAGLEKGKQSLEELMESILVEAKIEDAILFAERLVSASGFQDDYVILPLIKALCKRNKILDAQKLFDKFTKTLGVHATVESYNCLMDGVLGSNMIEKAWDLFVEMKDAGCHPNIFTYNLLLDAHGKSGRIDELLELFNELQSRGCKPNAITHNIIISALVKSNSINKALDLYYELISGDFSPTPCTYGPLIDGLLKSGRFEEAMKIFEEMLDYQCKPNSAIFNILINGFGKAGKIDVACDMFKRMVKEGIRPDLKSYTILVECLCLAGRVDDAVYYFEELKSTGLDPDRVSYNLMINGLGRSRRLDNALSLFGEMKCRGISPDLYTYNALILHLGIIGEVDLAGKMYEELQARGLEPNVFTYNALIRGHSLSGNKDRAFNVYKKMMVQGCSPNRQTFAQLPNKC, encoded by the coding sequence ATGTCATATTGCTGTGCCTTCGCTGACACCAATGTCTATCTTCTGAAAAATAATGGGCTCTTGGGTGGAAGCAGTTCTGTGAAAGTAAAGATTTTGACTAATGGGTCTTCGCTAAATCAGAAGAAACTTGGAAGAAGACAAGTGGGTCTtcatgcctttggcacaaagTGTGCACACGAGGTGGTTGTGGAAAATGGCAAGAGAAAAATGGGAGTGTCCTCTGAAGAAGTTATTGGAGTTCTGAAGTCTATTTCGGATCCAAATTCTGCTCTTTCCTACTTCAAGATGGTTGCTCAGTTGCCGAATATTTTGCATACCACTGAAGCATGCAATTACATGCTTGAGTTGTTGAGGGCTCACACGAGGATTCAGGATATGGTCTTTGTCTTTGATGTAATGCAAAAGCAAGTTATTAATCGAAATTTGAATACGTATCTCACTATATTTAAAGCTCTTTCAGTTAAAGGTGGGATTCGGCGGGCGCCATTTGCACTTGGAAAGATGAGGGAAGCTGGTTTCATCCTGAATGCTTATTCATATAATGGAATGATCCATTTACTACTCCAACCTGGGTTTTGTAGAGAGGCTTTGGAGGTTTATAGAAGAATGATCTCGGAAGGGCTTAAGCCTAGCATGAAGACATACTCAGCACTGATGGTAGCACTAGGGAAGAAAAGGGATACCAGAACCATTATGGATTTGTTGGAAGAGATGAAAACTTTGGAATTGAGGCCAAATATGTACACATATACCATATGCATTAGAGCACTTGGTAGGGTAGGGAAAATTGATGATGCCTGTGCGATTTTAAGGGAAATGGATGATGAAGGATGCGGGCCTGATGTTGTCACTTATACAGTTCTGATTGATGCTCTTTGTAATGCGGGGAAGCTTGATAAGGCCGAGGAATTATATACAAAGATGAGAGAGAGCCATCACAAACCTGATCGGATAACATATACTACTTTGATCGACAAGTTCAGTAACTGTGGCAACTTGGATATGGTGAAAAGATTCTGGAGGGAGATGGAAGCTGATGGTTATGAACCTGACGTGGTTTCCTACACAACATTCATTGATGCTTTATGCAAATCTGGGAGCATTGATCAGGCCTTTGCTATGTTAGAAACGATGAAGATGAAAGGAACTTTTCCAAATCTTCATACTTACAACACTTTGATCTCTGGACTTTTGAAGAGGAAAAGATTAGATGAGGCATTAGAACTTTTCGATAATATGGAATCTTTGGGCGTTGAACCTACTGCTTATTCATATGTTCTGTTCATCGACTATTATGGAAAGTCCGGTGATCCAGGAAAAGCTCTTGAGACCTTTGAAACGATGAAAAATAGAGGAATTGCGCCTAGTATAGTAGCATGTAATGTATCTTTATATAGTCTTGCAGAAATGGGTAGGATCAGAGAAGCAAATGATATATTCAACGATCTTTACAACTGCGGACTTTCACCAGATTCAGTAACCTATAATATGATGATGAAGTGCTATAGCAAAGCAGGGCAAATAGACAAAGCCATAGAGCTTTTGGATGAGATGATAAGCAATAGGTGTGAACCAGATATAATTATGGTTAATTCGTTAATTTATATGCTTTACAAGGCCGATCGAGTTGATGAGGCATGGGAAATGTTTGGGAGACTGAAGGATTTGAAGCTGGCTCCGACGGTAGTGACATACAATACTCTACTTGCTGGCTTGGGGAAAGAAGGAAAAGTCGAAAGGGTTCTTGAACTGTTTGGGAGTATGACAGAGTCTGGATGTCCTCCAAACACAATAACTTTCAACACACTCCTTGATTGTCTTTGCAAGAACGACGCGGTTGATTTGGCGTTGAAAATGCTATGCAGAATGACGATGATGAACTGTAGTCATGATGTTCTGACTTATAACACCATCATCTATGGGTTGATCAAAGAAGACAGAATTAGTTATGCATTCTGGTTTTTCCATCAGATGAAGAAATCTCTCTACCCTGATCTCGTAACTTTATGCACCCTCCTTCCTGGTGTTGTACGGTATGGAATGATAGAGGATGCTCTCAAGATTGTCATTGAATTTGTTTATCAGGCAGGTTTAGAGAAAGGCAAACAATCCTTGGAAGAACTAATGGAATCCATTTTAGTTGAAGCGAAAATTGAAGATGCCATTCTATTTGCTGAAAGATTGGTAAGTGCTTCTGGTTTCCAAGATGACTATGTAATATTACCTCTAATTAAAGCCTTGTGTAAGCGGAACAAGATCCTTGATGctcaaaaattatttgataagtTCACCAAAACTTTGGGAGTTCATGCAACCGTTGAATCATATAATTGCTTGATGGATGGGGTTCTTGGATctaatatgattgaaaaagccTGGGATCTTTTTGTGGAGATGAAGGATGCAGGTTGTCATCCAAATATTTTCACGTATAACTTGCTGCTCGATGCTCATGGTAAATCTGGGAGGATTGATGAACTCCTTGAACTTTTCAATGAGCTGCAGAGTAGGGGATGCAAGCCTAATGCCATAACCCATAACATTATCATCTCTGCGCTTGTGAAATCTAATAGCATCAATAAGGCATTAGATTTGTATTATGAGCTCATAAGTGGTGATTTCTCTCCCACTCCCTGCACTTATGGACCTCTTATAGATGGACTTTTAAAGAGTGGGAGATTTGAGGAAGCAATGAAGATCTTTGAGGAGATGTTAGACTATCAATGCAAGCCAAACAGTGCTATTTTCAATATTCTCATCAATGGATTTGGGAAAGCTGGAAAAATTGATGTTGCTTGTGATATGTTCAAGAGGATGGTTAAAGAGGGAATAAGGCCAGACCTGAAGTCTTACACAATTCTTGTAGAGTGCCTATGCTTGGCCGGAAGAGTCGACGATGCTGTGTACTACTTTGAGGAACTAAAGTCAACTGGCCTTGATCCTGATAGAGTTTCGTACAATCTTATGATCAATGGGCTCGGAAGATCACGCAGGTTGGACaatgctctttctcttttcggCGAAATGAAGTGTAGGGGAATTTCTCCTGATCTTTACACTTACAATGCATTGATTCTCCATCTTGGGATAATTGGAGAGGTGGACCTAGCCGGAAAGATGTATGAGGAACTGCAAGCAAGGGGTCTGGAACCTAATGTCTTCACTTATAATGCTCTCATTCGTGGGCATAGTTTGTCGGGAAACAAAGACAGAGCTTTCAATGTCTACAAGAAGATGATGGTACAGGGGTGCAGCCCCAACAGACAAACTTTTGCTCAACTTCCTAATAAATGCTGA
- the LOC110276930 gene encoding protein MAIN-LIKE 1-like, giving the protein MTLEDVAVILGLLINGLPVTGVTISSFKGLKAECLHQFEVALRKSDCRGSFIKLTWIRDLKECLQLIGKNSIQRYVKCHIMSLFGTILFGDKSGASVHWKFLPLLRDFSSIGQYNWGSACVAHLYRALCRASRIDYTEIDGPLTLLLAWAWIRLPYLALIPRERRSFSLANRWRNWERRDRRYRYLSLAHFKKLLDDLQEGQFV; this is encoded by the exons ATGACACTAGAAGATGTGGCTGTTATTCTTGGTCTTCTGATAAACGGTCTTCCAGTGACAGGAGTGACTATTAGTAGTTTTAAAGGCTTAAAGGCTGAGTGTTTGCACCAATTTGAGGTTGCACTGAGAAAGTCAGACTGTAGAGGAAGCTTCATAAAATTGACGTGGATTCGGGATTTAAAAGAATGTTTACAGTTGATTGGCAAAAATAGTATTCAGAGGTACGTAAAGTGCCATATTATGTCGTTATTTGGTACGATCCTGTTTGGAGATAAGTCTGGGGCATCTGTGCACTGGAAGTTTCTGCCTTTGCTTCGTGATTTTAGCAGTATCGGACAGTATAATTGGGGATCGGCATGCGTAGCACACTTGTACAGGGCATTATGCAGGGCATCTCGTATTGACTACACGGAAATCGATGGTCCACTAACACTTTTGCTAGCTTGGGCTTGGATTCGTCTACCATATCTTGCGCTAATTCCTAGGGAACGTCGTAGTTTTTCGCTTGCTAACAG GTGGCGTAACTGGGAGCGTAGAGACCGACGCTATAGATATCTTAGTCTTGCTCACTTTAAGAAGTTATTAGATGATCTTCAGGAAGGCCAG TTTGTGTGA
- the LOC107470572 gene encoding probable protein phosphatase 2C 60, translating to MGIYLSTPKTEKFSEDGENDRLRYGLSSMQGWRATMEDAHAAYTDLDDSTSFFGVYDGHGGKVVAKFCAKFLHQQVLRSKEYADGDIGTSLQKAFLRMDDMMRGQRGWRELSVLGDKINKFTGMIEGLIWSPKGTDGGDQVDDWAFEEGPHADFAGPTSGSTACVAVIRNNQLFVANAGDSRCVISRKGQAYNLSRDHKPELEIEKERILKAGGFIHAGRVNGSLNLARAIGDMEFKQNKFLPAEKQIVTANPDINTVDLCEEDEFMVLACDGIWDCMSSQQLVDFIHEQLRSETKLSVVCERVLDRCLAPSTAGGEGCDNMTMILVQFKKPAQSSAPPEEQQSSANEKAEEAHEPKADSSES from the exons ATGGGAATATATCTAAGCACACCCAAAACTGAAAAGTTTTCTGAAGATGGTGAAAATGACCGTCTTAGATATGGTTTATCATCCATGCAAGGCTGGCGTGCAACAATGGAAGATGCT CATGCTGCATATACTGATCTGGATGATTCTACTTCGTTTTTTGGTGTCTACGATGGGCATGGAG GTAAGGTGGTTGCAAAGTTTTGTGCAAAGTTTCTTCACCAACAGGTGCTCAGAAGTAAAGAATATGCAGATGGAGATATAGGAACCTCTCTTCAGAAAGCATTTCTAAG AATGGATGACATGATGCGTGGCCAAAGGGGATGGAGGGAATTATCAGTCTTGGGGGATAAGATAAACAAGTTTACTGGAATGATAGAAGGGTTGATTTGGTCTCCAAAAGGTACCGATGGTGGTGACCAAGTTGATGATTGGGCTTTTGAGGAG GGACCTCATGCTGATTTTGCTGGCCCAACTTCTGGAAGCACTGCCTGTGTTGCTGTTATTAGAAACAACCAACTTTTTGTTGCAAATGCTGGTGATTCGCGTTGTGTAATTTCTCGAAAGGGTCAG GCATACAATTTGTCTAGAGACCACAAACCTGAGCTTGAgattgaaaaggaaagaatcTTAAAAGCTGGTGGTTTTATTCACGCAGGACGAGTTAATGGAAGTTTAAATCTTGCAAGAGCTATTG GTGACATGGAATTTAAACAGAATAAATTTCTTCCCGCTGAAAAACAAATTGTAACTGCCAATCCAGATATAAACACT GTCGACCTTTGTGAAGAAGATGAATTCATGGTCCTAGCTTGTGATGGCATATG GGATTGCATGTCAAGCCAACAGTTGGTAGATTTTATTCATGAACAATTGCGCTCT GAAACCAAGCTTTCTGTAGTGTGTGAAAGAGTACTCGATCGGTGTTTGGCTCCATCAACCGCCGGTGGCGAGGGATGCGACAACATGACGATGATCTTGGTGCAGTTCAAGAAGCCAGCTCAATCCAGTGCACCACCAGAAGAGCAGCAATCCTCTGCAAACGAAAAAGCTGAAGAAGCTCATGAACCAAAAGCGGATAGTAGTGAAAGTTAG
- the LOC107470571 gene encoding pentatricopeptide repeat-containing protein At4g31850, chloroplastic isoform X1: MVILILCPSTLCSSSMSYCCAFADTNVYLLKNNGLLGGSSSVKVKILTNGSSLNQKKLGRRQVGLHAFGTKCAHEVVVENGKRKMGVSSEEVIGVLKSISDPNSALSYFKMVAQLPNILHTTEACNYMLELLRAHTRIQDMVFVFDVMQKQVINRNLNTYLTIFKALSVKGGIRRAPFALGKMREAGFILNAYSYNGMIHLLLQPGFCREALEVYRRMISEGLKPSMKTYSALMVALGKKRDTRTIMDLLEEMKTLELRPNMYTYTICIRALGRVGKIDDACAILREMDDEGCGPDVVTYTVLIDALCNAGKLDKAEELYTKMRESHHKPDRITYTTLIDKFSNCGNLDMVKRFWREMEADGYEPDVVSYTTFIDALCKSGSIDQAFAMLETMKMKGTFPNLHTYNTLISGLLKRKRLDEALELFDNMESLGVEPTAYSYVLFIDYYGKSGDPGKALETFETMKNRGIAPSIVACNVSLYSLAEMGRIREANDIFNDLYNCGLSPDSVTYNMMMKCYSKAGQIDKAIELLDEMISNRCEPDIIMVNSLIYMLYKADRVDEAWEMFGRLKDLKLAPTVVTYNTLLAGLGKEGKVERVLELFGSMTESGCPPNTITFNTLLDCLCKNDAVDLALKMLCRMTMMNCSHDVLTYNTIIYGLIKEDRISYAFWFFHQMKKSLYPDLVTLCTLLPGVVRYGMIEDALKIVIEFVYQAGLEKGKQSLEELMESILVEAKIEDAILFAERLVSASGFQDDYVILPLIKALCKRNKILDAQKLFDKFTKTLGVHATVESYNCLMDGVLGSNMIEKAWDLFVEMKDAGCHPNIFTYNLLLDAHGKSGRIDELLELFNELQSRGCKPNAITHNIIISALVKSNSINKALDLYYELISGDFSPTPCTYGPLIDGLLKSGRFEEAMKIFEEMLDYQCKPNSAIFNILINGFGKAGKIDVACDMFKRMVKEGIRPDLKSYTILVECLCLAGRVDDAVYYFEELKSTGLDPDRVSYNLMINGLGRSRRLDNALSLFGEMKCRGISPDLYTYNALILHLGIIGEVDLAGKMYEELQARGLEPNVFTYNALIRGHSLSGNKDRAFNVYKKMMVQGCSPNRQTFAQLPNKC; this comes from the coding sequence ATGGTCATCCTAATACTCTGCCCTTCAACCCTGTGTTCTAGCAGTATGTCATATTGCTGTGCCTTCGCTGACACCAATGTCTATCTTCTGAAAAATAATGGGCTCTTGGGTGGAAGCAGTTCTGTGAAAGTAAAGATTTTGACTAATGGGTCTTCGCTAAATCAGAAGAAACTTGGAAGAAGACAAGTGGGTCTtcatgcctttggcacaaagTGTGCACACGAGGTGGTTGTGGAAAATGGCAAGAGAAAAATGGGAGTGTCCTCTGAAGAAGTTATTGGAGTTCTGAAGTCTATTTCGGATCCAAATTCTGCTCTTTCCTACTTCAAGATGGTTGCTCAGTTGCCGAATATTTTGCATACCACTGAAGCATGCAATTACATGCTTGAGTTGTTGAGGGCTCACACGAGGATTCAGGATATGGTCTTTGTCTTTGATGTAATGCAAAAGCAAGTTATTAATCGAAATTTGAATACGTATCTCACTATATTTAAAGCTCTTTCAGTTAAAGGTGGGATTCGGCGGGCGCCATTTGCACTTGGAAAGATGAGGGAAGCTGGTTTCATCCTGAATGCTTATTCATATAATGGAATGATCCATTTACTACTCCAACCTGGGTTTTGTAGAGAGGCTTTGGAGGTTTATAGAAGAATGATCTCGGAAGGGCTTAAGCCTAGCATGAAGACATACTCAGCACTGATGGTAGCACTAGGGAAGAAAAGGGATACCAGAACCATTATGGATTTGTTGGAAGAGATGAAAACTTTGGAATTGAGGCCAAATATGTACACATATACCATATGCATTAGAGCACTTGGTAGGGTAGGGAAAATTGATGATGCCTGTGCGATTTTAAGGGAAATGGATGATGAAGGATGCGGGCCTGATGTTGTCACTTATACAGTTCTGATTGATGCTCTTTGTAATGCGGGGAAGCTTGATAAGGCCGAGGAATTATATACAAAGATGAGAGAGAGCCATCACAAACCTGATCGGATAACATATACTACTTTGATCGACAAGTTCAGTAACTGTGGCAACTTGGATATGGTGAAAAGATTCTGGAGGGAGATGGAAGCTGATGGTTATGAACCTGACGTGGTTTCCTACACAACATTCATTGATGCTTTATGCAAATCTGGGAGCATTGATCAGGCCTTTGCTATGTTAGAAACGATGAAGATGAAAGGAACTTTTCCAAATCTTCATACTTACAACACTTTGATCTCTGGACTTTTGAAGAGGAAAAGATTAGATGAGGCATTAGAACTTTTCGATAATATGGAATCTTTGGGCGTTGAACCTACTGCTTATTCATATGTTCTGTTCATCGACTATTATGGAAAGTCCGGTGATCCAGGAAAAGCTCTTGAGACCTTTGAAACGATGAAAAATAGAGGAATTGCGCCTAGTATAGTAGCATGTAATGTATCTTTATATAGTCTTGCAGAAATGGGTAGGATCAGAGAAGCAAATGATATATTCAACGATCTTTACAACTGCGGACTTTCACCAGATTCAGTAACCTATAATATGATGATGAAGTGCTATAGCAAAGCAGGGCAAATAGACAAAGCCATAGAGCTTTTGGATGAGATGATAAGCAATAGGTGTGAACCAGATATAATTATGGTTAATTCGTTAATTTATATGCTTTACAAGGCCGATCGAGTTGATGAGGCATGGGAAATGTTTGGGAGACTGAAGGATTTGAAGCTGGCTCCGACGGTAGTGACATACAATACTCTACTTGCTGGCTTGGGGAAAGAAGGAAAAGTCGAAAGGGTTCTTGAACTGTTTGGGAGTATGACAGAGTCTGGATGTCCTCCAAACACAATAACTTTCAACACACTCCTTGATTGTCTTTGCAAGAACGACGCGGTTGATTTGGCGTTGAAAATGCTATGCAGAATGACGATGATGAACTGTAGTCATGATGTTCTGACTTATAACACCATCATCTATGGGTTGATCAAAGAAGACAGAATTAGTTATGCATTCTGGTTTTTCCATCAGATGAAGAAATCTCTCTACCCTGATCTCGTAACTTTATGCACCCTCCTTCCTGGTGTTGTACGGTATGGAATGATAGAGGATGCTCTCAAGATTGTCATTGAATTTGTTTATCAGGCAGGTTTAGAGAAAGGCAAACAATCCTTGGAAGAACTAATGGAATCCATTTTAGTTGAAGCGAAAATTGAAGATGCCATTCTATTTGCTGAAAGATTGGTAAGTGCTTCTGGTTTCCAAGATGACTATGTAATATTACCTCTAATTAAAGCCTTGTGTAAGCGGAACAAGATCCTTGATGctcaaaaattatttgataagtTCACCAAAACTTTGGGAGTTCATGCAACCGTTGAATCATATAATTGCTTGATGGATGGGGTTCTTGGATctaatatgattgaaaaagccTGGGATCTTTTTGTGGAGATGAAGGATGCAGGTTGTCATCCAAATATTTTCACGTATAACTTGCTGCTCGATGCTCATGGTAAATCTGGGAGGATTGATGAACTCCTTGAACTTTTCAATGAGCTGCAGAGTAGGGGATGCAAGCCTAATGCCATAACCCATAACATTATCATCTCTGCGCTTGTGAAATCTAATAGCATCAATAAGGCATTAGATTTGTATTATGAGCTCATAAGTGGTGATTTCTCTCCCACTCCCTGCACTTATGGACCTCTTATAGATGGACTTTTAAAGAGTGGGAGATTTGAGGAAGCAATGAAGATCTTTGAGGAGATGTTAGACTATCAATGCAAGCCAAACAGTGCTATTTTCAATATTCTCATCAATGGATTTGGGAAAGCTGGAAAAATTGATGTTGCTTGTGATATGTTCAAGAGGATGGTTAAAGAGGGAATAAGGCCAGACCTGAAGTCTTACACAATTCTTGTAGAGTGCCTATGCTTGGCCGGAAGAGTCGACGATGCTGTGTACTACTTTGAGGAACTAAAGTCAACTGGCCTTGATCCTGATAGAGTTTCGTACAATCTTATGATCAATGGGCTCGGAAGATCACGCAGGTTGGACaatgctctttctcttttcggCGAAATGAAGTGTAGGGGAATTTCTCCTGATCTTTACACTTACAATGCATTGATTCTCCATCTTGGGATAATTGGAGAGGTGGACCTAGCCGGAAAGATGTATGAGGAACTGCAAGCAAGGGGTCTGGAACCTAATGTCTTCACTTATAATGCTCTCATTCGTGGGCATAGTTTGTCGGGAAACAAAGACAGAGCTTTCAATGTCTACAAGAAGATGATGGTACAGGGGTGCAGCCCCAACAGACAAACTTTTGCTCAACTTCCTAATAAATGCTGA